A window of Mucilaginibacter paludis DSM 18603 contains these coding sequences:
- a CDS encoding DNA alkylation repair protein, which translates to MDPIKEELLQLLVKAAKTNKPSKFKDLKKYIGTNYDLIGLSVPGQRLLFKKGFSFSRLPVDKQLEIWDQLWTTSRQYEIMNFALMFVSQNERCFEPAFLWDTLKNWVKQVDNWAHSDSLSSVYAHLLEKEPSVVYAQYMLWNKSANPWERRQSVVGTLYYSRIRKSLPSFEKLLAMLSTLLTDENYFVQKGVGWALREMGNVYPAQTLALLQQQIAAIHPVAFTAAIEKLDTAKKDELKQLRKFLKKQQKTPKQG; encoded by the coding sequence ATGGACCCGATAAAAGAAGAATTATTGCAGCTACTGGTTAAAGCGGCGAAAACCAATAAGCCATCCAAATTTAAGGATCTGAAGAAATACATCGGTACCAATTATGATCTTATCGGTTTGTCGGTTCCTGGGCAGCGCTTGTTATTTAAAAAAGGATTCAGCTTTAGCAGGCTACCTGTTGATAAACAATTGGAAATCTGGGATCAGTTGTGGACAACAAGCCGACAGTATGAAATTATGAATTTCGCGTTGATGTTTGTAAGCCAAAATGAGCGTTGTTTTGAGCCTGCTTTTTTATGGGACACATTAAAAAACTGGGTAAAGCAGGTTGACAATTGGGCGCATTCGGATAGTCTGTCGTCCGTGTATGCTCACCTGCTCGAAAAAGAACCCTCTGTAGTATACGCCCAATATATGCTTTGGAATAAATCCGCAAACCCATGGGAACGCCGGCAATCTGTTGTAGGTACTTTATATTATAGCAGGATCAGAAAAAGCCTTCCCTCTTTTGAAAAACTATTGGCCATGTTGAGTACCCTACTAACCGACGAAAACTATTTTGTACAAAAAGGCGTTGGCTGGGCTTTGCGCGAAATGGGCAATGTTTATCCGGCACAAACCCTGGCCTTGCTACAACAACAAATTGCAGCCATACACCCGGTAGCTTTTACGGCAGCTATTGAAAAATTGGATACGGCTAAAAAAGACGAACTTAAACAATTAAGAAAATTCTTAAAGAAACAGCAAAAAACACCCAAGCAGGGTTAA
- a CDS encoding PfkB family carbohydrate kinase, producing MSKLNMSYLLVTSLAPAEMDYVASLENQGIPIITYPSANTVNFENIYAEDQDQRTQNVLQKADPFSIEQFKNVDANVFHLGPLLADDIPVDLIRYLAGKGTISLDVQGYLRKVEDKKVYPTDWPGKKEALPFVDILKADVAELNALTGCQDVHQGVRILNDWGVKEIVITNGSMGSLIYRDNQFYDIPAYAPPVILDATGCGDTYMAGYLYQRNKGAGIQQRGEFAAAMAGLKTASAGPFAGTEEDVNRFLLK from the coding sequence ATGAGCAAGCTTAACATGAGCTACCTTTTGGTAACATCCCTTGCTCCGGCCGAGATGGATTATGTTGCCAGTCTGGAAAATCAAGGTATCCCTATAATAACCTACCCCAGTGCCAACACTGTAAATTTTGAAAATATTTATGCCGAAGATCAGGACCAGCGTACACAAAATGTATTGCAGAAAGCTGATCCCTTTTCAATAGAACAGTTTAAAAACGTTGATGCTAACGTTTTTCATCTTGGCCCTTTGCTGGCCGATGATATTCCGGTCGATCTGATCCGGTACCTGGCGGGCAAAGGCACTATCAGTTTGGATGTGCAAGGGTATTTGCGTAAGGTTGAGGACAAAAAAGTATACCCTACCGACTGGCCCGGTAAAAAAGAAGCGCTACCGTTTGTTGACATACTGAAGGCCGACGTTGCCGAGTTGAACGCACTAACGGGCTGCCAAGATGTGCACCAGGGCGTTAGGATTTTAAACGATTGGGGCGTTAAAGAAATTGTAATTACCAACGGGAGCATGGGCTCGTTGATTTACCGTGATAATCAGTTTTATGATATCCCTGCTTATGCACCACCGGTAATTTTAGATGCCACCGGTTGTGGCGATACTTACATGGCCGGTTATTTATACCAGCGTAACAAGGGCGCAGGTATACAGCAACGCGGCGAATTTGCAGCAGCCATGGCTGGTTTAAAAACCGCCAGTGCCGGCCCGTTTGCCGGTACCGAAGAGGATGTAAACAGATTTTTATTGAAGTGA
- a CDS encoding SDR family NAD(P)-dependent oxidoreductase: protein MDNNKKVWFITGASKGFGLSLVKQLLYAGEFVAATSRNQQELINAVNTNSSNFLPLQVDLVNESSVSLSLQHTYEVFGKIDVVINNAGYGIGGAIEELSDEETRQAFDVNVFATLNVIRYVMPYLRKQRSGHIMNISSIAGIAPGTGWAIYSAAKHAVVGLTEVLATDVKSLGIKVTLVAPGAFRTNFLTPESLAMTANPIEDYEDVRATHKKYKKMDGQQPGDPKKAAEAIIKIAGEENPPLYLLLGGDAYNRALIKIDNLHDEIRLWENLTCSTDF, encoded by the coding sequence ATGGATAACAACAAAAAAGTATGGTTTATTACCGGGGCTTCAAAAGGCTTCGGGCTTAGTCTGGTTAAACAATTATTATATGCAGGTGAGTTTGTGGCAGCCACCTCCAGAAATCAACAGGAATTAATTAATGCGGTTAACACAAACAGCAGCAACTTTTTGCCCTTACAGGTAGATTTGGTGAACGAAAGCAGTGTATCGCTCTCCCTGCAGCACACTTATGAAGTTTTTGGTAAGATAGATGTAGTGATTAACAATGCTGGTTATGGCATAGGCGGCGCAATTGAAGAATTGAGCGATGAAGAGACACGGCAAGCTTTTGATGTGAATGTTTTTGCAACGCTCAACGTTATCAGGTATGTAATGCCTTACCTGCGTAAACAACGCTCGGGCCACATCATGAACATCTCATCCATAGCGGGTATAGCGCCGGGCACAGGCTGGGCAATTTACAGTGCCGCCAAACACGCTGTAGTTGGTTTAACCGAGGTACTCGCCACGGATGTAAAATCATTGGGTATTAAGGTTACTTTAGTAGCTCCAGGCGCTTTCAGGACCAATTTTTTAACCCCAGAATCATTGGCGATGACTGCAAACCCCATAGAGGATTATGAGGATGTAAGGGCAACCCACAAAAAGTATAAAAAGATGGATGGCCAACAGCCCGGCGATCCCAAAAAAGCTGCGGAGGCCATTATAAAAATAGCAGGCGAAGAGAATCCGCCACTTTATTTATTGCTGGGCGGAGATGCCTACAACAGAGCCCTTATCAAAATTGACAATTTACACGATGAGATCCGCTTATGGGAGAATTTGACCTGCTCAACTGACTTCTGA
- a CDS encoding helix-turn-helix domain-containing protein: MATETLEEFYKNKFDWLPDNLQQNIGHFNVFRVEDCSGPNSKPVTYSRRNFYKISLSRGKGICHYANKSLELSGTSLIFFNPQVPYTFESLGDERTGFFCLFTEAFFTEKMRGNLTELPMFQLGATPLYSLDESQDAYVSSLFLKIIDEINSDYAFKYDLIRNYVSEIMHYALKTQPTENIYKHPDAKSRITSVFTELLERQFPIESPSQRFQLRSASDFAQHLSVHVNHLNRAIRQTTGKTTTDHIAERLLNEAKSLLKHTDWNIAEIGYCLGFEEPTHFNNFFKKQTRTTPSTFRNV; the protein is encoded by the coding sequence ATGGCAACAGAAACACTCGAAGAATTTTACAAAAATAAATTTGATTGGCTACCCGATAACTTACAGCAAAACATTGGGCACTTCAACGTTTTCAGGGTAGAAGACTGCTCGGGCCCGAATTCCAAACCGGTGACCTACAGCCGCAGAAATTTTTATAAGATAAGCTTGAGCCGCGGAAAAGGCATCTGCCATTATGCCAACAAAAGTTTAGAGCTATCGGGCACATCGCTCATCTTTTTCAATCCGCAGGTACCTTACACATTTGAATCGCTGGGCGACGAGCGTACAGGCTTTTTTTGCTTGTTTACCGAAGCGTTTTTCACAGAAAAAATGCGGGGGAACTTAACCGAACTACCTATGTTTCAACTGGGCGCCACTCCGCTTTATTCGCTTGACGAAAGCCAGGACGCCTATGTTAGCAGTTTGTTCCTGAAAATTATCGACGAAATAAATTCGGATTATGCCTTTAAATATGATTTGATCCGCAATTACGTGAGCGAGATTATGCATTATGCATTGAAAACCCAGCCTACGGAAAATATTTATAAACACCCGGATGCCAAATCCAGAATCACCTCTGTTTTTACAGAATTACTGGAAAGGCAGTTCCCTATCGAATCGCCATCACAGCGCTTTCAGTTAAGGTCGGCAAGTGATTTTGCACAACATCTATCGGTACATGTAAACCACCTGAACAGGGCCATACGCCAGACTACCGGCAAAACCACTACCGACCATATTGCGGAACGACTGCTGAACGAAGCCAAATCGTTACTCAAGCATACCGACTGGAATATTGCCGAAATTGGTTACTGCCTGGGCTTTGAAGAACCTACCCATTTCAACAACTTTTTCAAAAAACAAACCCGTACTACGCCCTCAACTTTTAGAAATGTTTGA